In Ailuropoda melanoleuca isolate Jingjing chromosome 4, ASM200744v2, whole genome shotgun sequence, the following proteins share a genomic window:
- the LOC105241358 gene encoding glycogen [starch] synthase, muscle-like encodes MGIPSISTNLSGFGCFMEEHIADPSAYGIYILDRRFRSLDDSCSQLTSFLYSFCQQSRRQRIIQRNRTERLSDLLDWKYLGRYCMSARHMALAKAFPEHFIYEPHEADATQGYRYPRPASVPPSPSLSRHSSPHQSEDEEEPRDGPPDVDGERYDEDEEAAKDRRNIRAPEWPRRASCASSTGGSKRGSVDTAPSSSLSTPSEPLSPASSLGEERN; translated from the coding sequence ATGGGTATCCCCAGTATCTCCACCAACCTCTCCGGCTTCGGCTGCTTCATGGAGGAACACATTGCAGACCCCTCAGCTTACGGCATCTACATTCTGGACCGGCGGTTCCGTAGTCTCGATGATTCCTGCTCGCAGCTCACCTCCTTCCTCTACAGCTTCTGCCAGCAGAGCCGGCGGCAGCGCATCATCCAGCGAAACCGCACCGAGCGCCTCTCAGACCTTCTGGACTGGAAATACCTAGGCCGGTACTGTATGTCTGCGCGCCACATGGCGCTGGCCAAGGCCTTTCCAGAACACTTCATCTATGAGCCCCACGAGGCTGACGCGACTCAGGGCTACCGCTACCCACGGCCGGCCTCGGTGCCACCATCGCCCTCGCTGTCGCGACACTCAAGCCCACACCAGAGTGAGGACGAGGAGGAGCCCCGGGACGGGCCCCCTGATGTAGACGGGGAGCGCTACGACGAGGACGAGGAGGCCGCCAAGGACCGGCGCAACATCCGCGCCCCCGAATGGCCGCGCCGCGCCTCCTGCGCCTCTTCCACCGGCGGGAGCAAGCGCGGCTCGGTGGACACGGCGCCCTCCAGCTCGCTCAGCACTCCCAGTGAGCCCCTCAGCCCTGCCAGCTCCCTGGGCGAGGAGCGCAACTGA